One part of the Theropithecus gelada isolate Dixy chromosome 5, Tgel_1.0, whole genome shotgun sequence genome encodes these proteins:
- the ZFP42 gene encoding zinc finger protein 42 homolog has translation MNQQLKKRAKMRRQKGLGGRAPGRAKPEQGKASQDLQAEMEPVGTAWAFCGDHVCYEPGPQAVGEDDFSDCYIECIIRGEFSQPILEEDSLFESLEYLKKGSEQELSQKVLEASSLLECSLQYMKKGAKKELPQKIVGENSLEYSEYMTGKKLPPGGIPGIDLSDPKQLAEFARKKPPVSKEYDSLSAIACPQSGCSKKLRNRAALKKHLLTHGPRDHICAECGKAFVESSKLKRHFLVHTGEKPFQCTFEGCGKRFSLDFNLRTHVRIHTGEKRFVCPFEGCNRRFTQSNNLKAHILTHANTNKNEQDGEWSSNRIRRRVSSDQ, from the coding sequence ATGAACCAGCAACTGAAGAAACGGGCCAAGATGAGACGCCAGAAAGGCCTGGGTGGAAGAGCCCCCGGCAGGGCTAAGCCCGAGCAAGGCAAGGCAAGCCAAGACCTGCAGGCGGAAATGGAGCCTGTCGGCACTGCGTGGGCCTTCTGTGGTGACCACGTGTGCTATGAGCCTGGCCCTCAGGCTGTTGGAGAGGACGATTTCTCAGACTGTTACATAGAATGCATCATAAGGGGCGAGTTTTCTCAACCCATCCTGGAAGAGGACTCACTTTTTGAGTCCTTGGAATACCTAAAGAAAGGATCAGAACAAGAGCTTTCTCAAAAGGTTCTCGAAGCAAGCTCCCTTCTTGAATGTTCTTTGCAATACATGAAAAAAGGGGCAAAGAAGGAGCTTCCTCAAAAGATAGTTGGAGAGAATTCGCTCGAGTATTCTGAGTACATGACAGGCAAGAAGCTTCCGCCTGGAGGAATACCTGGCATTGACCTATCAGATCCTAAACAGCTCGCAGAATTTGCTAGAAAGAAGCCCCCCGTAAGTAAAGAATATGACAGTCTGAGTGCAATCGCTTGTCCTCAGAGTGGATGCAGTAAGAAGTTGAGGAACAGAGCTGCCCTGAAAAAGCATCTCCTCACTCATGGTCCCCGAGACCACATCTGTGCAGAATGCGGGAAAGCCTTCGTTGAGAGCTCGAAACTAAAAAGACATTTCCTggttcacactggagaaaaaccgTTTCAGTGCACTTTTGAAGGGTGCGGAAAGCGCTTCTCCCTGGACTTCAATTTGCGTACGCATGTACGCATCCACACGGGGGAGAAACGGTTCGTGTGTCCCTTTGAAGGCTGTAACAGGAGGTTTACTCAGTCAAATAACCTGAAAGCCCACATCCTAACGCATGCAAATACGAACAAGAATGAACAAGACGGAGAGTGGTCCTCCAACAGGATACGCAGAAGAGTGAGCAGTGATCAGTGA